aaatcttaaaaaataaaaactatactatctcatctcactatctaaatacacactttttttataaattattttatctcatcttaattaaaaaatctcactatttatcaaaatatttcattttatttcattttatttaaactacaTAATCAAACGAGACTATAACCATAAAATTTGTATGTCTTGATATTCGATAtcccatttgaaaaaatatatatatatatatatattattaaaaaaataatttttaatttattttggagaataaTGCCCAAACTTACAtggtaaatatcattttttttttaattattattattatttttttaaaaaaaattcaatttatgTAATCCACCGTGTCTCACACGTGGTACCAAGGAGTCCTCGACTGGCAAGTCCTTACGGCCTTCCACTCTCCATCTCCAAAGCAAAGGTCAGCTTTGCTGTTACTTAATGGCGCTCTCCTTTCCATTTCCTTCCAGACCTCGTTTTCCCCTCCATTTCCGTTCGCTTCCTCCTACCAACAAATCCCCACCCCCTTCCTTTTTCCTCCACTGCTCAGAATCTTCATTTTCTGAGAATTCAGACGATGGTGAAAAAGACGGTCAAACCGAGGTGCCCAAGAGGCTCTCCAAGCAGTCCTCGTGGGAAGCCAAGGACTCGGAGGGGAAGGACTATCTCTACAGGCTCGGTAAAGAGGCTGATAACATGAATATCGCGGTCGGAGCTCGGGCTGGCGTCATCGATGACCTCTTCGCCGGCAATTTTCTTGGACGAGACTGTAATTTTTTCCCCTTCGGCTTCCTAATGTCCTGTTTGGTTCTTGTGAAAGTGCACGAaagcaaagaaagaaataaagaaatggGTTTTCAGATGTTTTAATTTCCTTGTTAGCTTCATTTAGCTATTTTAGTTATTTCTCTGTTGAACATATCTTTTTGCAGCGGATATTGTGTTCGATTACCGCCAGAAAGTGACGAGGTCGTTTCAGTACCTTCAAGGCGATTACTATATCGCTCCTCTCTTCATggtaatttttgtttctttttgtttattattattataattattttttgctttgtttttgatgaatttttgggcataattttctatgtttttctGTTTTATCCCGCCTTGGTTGTGGAGCACTTAGAATTATTGTCCGGTAATTTGATGTCTGGCTTGGTGCACCATGCAAAAGAAAAagctttataatatataatgatatccAGTCGTGCCTCAGCCATTCTAAAACACGAGACTAGTTTTAGTCCGCGCCTTTTGTGGAACTCGAGAAGGATGTGTTCCAGACTTGGTTTTATATAGCAAGAGGTTTGGCAGAATATAACGAAATTCTTTTCTTATTTGGGTCGATAAAGAAGTTTGTCAACAGAAATTTTGATGGAACATCACTCAATGGTTGGCTGGTTACTTTCTCGTACTTCATTTCGTGGACTTCATATGTGCTACATGACACTTTAACATTTGCTACATATCTACCTCATCTACATTACACTACATTGGAATAATAAGACTATCTAGTATCTACCAAGGAAcctaaaatagaataaaaccaAGAATTGCCATTTCCGATGCTTGCTTGAGAGCATGCAATTTCTGTGTTTAGGACTTGGTAATTggagaactttttatttgaaaacttCGCTTCCTTTCTTTTGGTTCCGTAGAAAAGTTTATCAGCAAATCTTCAAGTGGTTGAGTGCTCTATAGATATcttaatgttattttattttttatttatttttattttttccattcaGTCCAGTGTCTTATAAAAACAGTGGCACTGTCTTCATGGATTTTTTAGATTTCAATACTTCATGGGGTAGAAATCTAATTTGCTAATGAGCCAGGTGCTCATTGTTAAAGCTACATCTTCACACCCAGTACATGCAACGTCCACCACCAACGATGGTGCGTATGCAGCAGACCAACATGCAGCAGACCAGAACACGTCCGTAGTCCATGCACCCCATGCAGGCCTTGCACCCACCAAGCTGCCCGCAACCAACCATCCACTATAGCACTCACACTGCACTGTCATTGTACGTAGTCCGTAGTATTCTCTCTTGTCTTTGTCTTCCCATCCTTTACAGTGAGCTTTAGCCTCTATTTATATGTACATTGTTCAGACAAAGACAAGAGAGAATACTACGGACTACGTACAATGACAGTGCAGTGTGAGTGCTATAGTGGATGGTTGGTTGCGGGCAGCTTGGTGGGTGCAAGGCCTGCATGGGGTGCATGGACTACGGACGTGTTCTGGTCTGCTGCATGTTGGTCTGCTGCATACGCACCATCGTTGGTGGTGGACGTTGCATGTACTGGGTGTGAAGATGTAGCTTTAACACTCATGATCTTCACCATAATTTTTGCTGGGATGTTTTTTAACCCTCTTTTCTGTTTTGTGATTTCTGATAATATGCTATTATTTGTTAGTTAGATTTATAGATTACACTGCTTAGTCTGAAAAGTCAATTTATAAATGCTTATGCATGTTTTAGTATCCCCACGGTAATGaaaaatcaatttatatatgACTATGCATGTTTTAGTACCCTCACGGTAAGTTATCTGCCAAAAATGTTATATTAGTTTGCCTATCTAGTACCTCTTGTTATTTTCTGACTTCCTCGATGATTGTTCCTTTGATGTGTCGATGTTTTTATTTATGCTGTTGAGTCCACtgaaattttttcattcttcttttctttctctcaagatattttgatttgatgCTCTGCATCTTGCCAATTATGACTTGCATCATGTTTTTATGTTTCCCATATGCTTTTCTTCTACAGGATAAAGTTGGTAAGTTCTATGAAACTTGCAAGGGGTAAAAGAGCCATGATGAATTATGTTAAAGCATTTAGGAAATTTGGTTGCTTTTCATCTACAGGATAAAGTTGGTAAGTTCtatgaaacttataaaaaagGAAAGTTCTATGAAACTTACAAAAGGTAGTTGAATAATGTTAAAGCAGTTAGTAACTTTGTTTAAAATGCCTAAACTCTAGTCATTTTCAAATTGCTGGATGTTCTTTTGCTTTTGGTATTGTAGGCAGCTTTCAATTTCAAAAGTGATAATAAATATTGCTTTCAATACCTTTTTAAATTGGGAAGGGTATTGAAAGCAATATTTCCTATCTGATATTTTGCCTTGTTTGTCCTTTTGTAGTtgacaaatatatattacagtTTGTGAGACATTATTTCAGATAGAATTCAACATTAGTAGCTTCTTCTATTCTGATTGAATTTTTCCTAGCATTGTTTTGAAGCTTTAATCTTCTTGGATGCGGTAATTTTAGTCATGGTTCAATTTTGTGATTgtctttattttccttttttaaatctaaaaggggTATATTGTAACACCCATGTCCCACATAGGAATATAAATAACTCACATGGAGTGGTTAAGTTATAAAAGGTACTCGTGGGTGCTAGGTCTAAGATTAGTTACTTACTAGGTGAAACTACGTTTTATGAGTGATTATAGGGAAACTTCAAATTGAATAGGCTTTTTATGATTATAATGTACATGCAGATAGTGCATATGTGGCTAGTGCTTTACTTGGTTCATTACAATATATGTTCCAGTTTATTGCCCTATAATCTTCTCTATGAAGGCCTATATTGCATTTAGTTTTGGTTAGGAGGataacattaatattgttttaattgtCTAGGCATCGTACTCCTTATGGCCAAAAGTCACTGGTTAACAGATTTCCTATTTAGCCAGAATTTGTTCGTCCTTCACATCAGCAGTTAGTTGTCATGTCCTAGCTGAGATTTGGAGGATTAATCCACTTTGTATCATGTGGACAACTTGGGGAGGGGGGGTGGGTTCAGTAAGAACTTTGTATTATGTAACGATTGGTCATATTTTAATCTgactggaaaaaaataaaaataaagagtctGGTGCATTTAGAAagccttttttttccttttttgataagtaagagataaatattattgatttgaATGAAATAGGCTAtggaaataggcatagcctgtGTACACATAAAGTATACATAAGAACACCTAAAAAACATTCTAAGAGCGATGACTTAATGACAGGAAATCATGAACGTTgtccccatttagtacaatagcagaaaaccaaagcAGTAAAGTTTGGAGAAAAAAGTTCTTCAGCTCCGCCATAGAGcgttccttatcttcaaagcacCGTGCATTCATTTCCAACCAAATACGCCACATGATACACAATGGGATCATTTTCCACACTGCTGCCACTTGATGACAGCCTTGCATCTTCCTCCAACAACCCAACAAATCCACCACCCTCGAAGGTATAACCCAAGCAACATCAACCCTTTGaaagatctcatcccacaactCCCTTGGTACGTCACAATGCAGTAAAAGGTGATCCACAGATTCACCATTctttttacacaaataacaccaatccatcactacACAACCCCTCTTTCTTAGATTGTCCGTTGTCAAGATCTTCACTTCTTGTGATGATTAGACCTCCACTTCAATCGATCACACTGTGCCATAGGAGTCCCCATGGAGTATAGGAGGCTGAAAAAATCTGATACAATAGATAATTCCTAGATAATTCCCAATCGTgaaaagccttttttttttttttttccctcttggccatttaaaagcatttcaaaataataaaactttttctttttactttttccattCCAGATCATGATTGATATATAGATATGGAATTAATTCCTATACCTATAGAAAAAAGAGTACTTTTAGATTTATAGTACTATTGATGCtttatttatatacttaattttGTCTTTGTCTTTGTTCTAGTCTGCCTAGTCTAGTCATGCTTTATGCTTTTTCTGAAATCCATTGACAAGATATTACGGGGGTAAAgcaagaaaaagacaaacatgATGATGGACAAATGTAAGAGAACAACGACGTGGACTTAGCTCTGCAAGCAAATAAATGCAAACAATCTTGAGACTGGCTAGAACCTGGCCGGAATACCGGAATACCGGAATCCAGTTGGAACAGACCGAAATGGCTGAAATTTAATTCGGGACAAAACACCCAACTAAGCTGTGCGGGTTACTCTTCCGGCATGGGAAATTCCGGCTGTTCTAGCTGGAATGgaatggaaataaaaatagtGATTGAGTCACATCGAGTTCTCAAGTGAAAACTTTGTTACGTTTAGAACATGGAAGCAGTTGAGCTCATTTGAGTTAAGTTCAAATTTAAGCCTAGCCCAACATTTGAACATTCAACTCTAGGACTATTCACTCGGGTTCCGAACTGGGTATCCGGGCATGCCCGGCCTGGAACCCAGTTTTCAAAACCGGGCCGGGTTTATGCCCGGGTACACCCGGTTAAGAGCTGGGCCGGAACCCGGGTGAATCTGGGTTTTTTTTAAACCCAGAAATTTGAGTTCCGGGTTGtacccagtttttttttttgggtacaaAAACCTgtattattaaatttcttttaagaagcattttgtttttatcttaaagcctatattctattaaagtttttcaagaaaaaatgttgaaaagcatagtcttttatatataaaactaattattatttttaactaaatgcacctaaaaaaaagaaattttaaaatctatcaTGTAAATGCAtgcccaaacaaaaaaaagcaatcactaaatacatattatatcatttggtatttatacattacattacaaaacacaattacaatatatgaaattacatataaaaaatgggTTACATAGAGCCATCAATACATATTGCATAATATGTCTGCTTCATGCAATCAATACATTCCTTCACAGCCATTGTTGGTCCAATCTAATCTTATCTGCAAGATGTATTCAAGAGACATATTAGAAAGTTGAATGTATaggtgaaatgaaatgaaatggatttaaaagaaaagtttCAAGAGACCAAACCAGATAGAAAGAAAAGTTTCAGAAGCTTATATTTATCCTGCCAAGAAACAAGGGGAATACTCAATTACTCAATTACTCAATTACATAAAGCTTCACAAGTAATGCACTTACTCTAGTTTTTTTCAGCATGAATGGGAAGGCTGACTCACAGCAGCCTCGGTTGAAGATAAAGCTATATAATCATCTAAAACAATATTGAGTAACAAAACAcagtagaataaaaaattaaacacagCAAACAAATAACCAAACATACATATAAACAGAATTGAGATCCTCTCCCAAGTCTACAATATATAATGACGTTTGAACATTGGGTCAGCTTTGCCTTTACTTTGTTGAATTCAATAATGATAAAAGAAGGCCATGCGATCGTGGCTCCAAAGTCCAAACCCAatatttcaaaagcaaaaaataatacattcaCACGTCATATAGCCGTtgcaatctttttaaaaatcttCTAGTCCACGACCATAgctattttattttcacttcTATTATATAATCCTATATGATtgattcattaaatataaacaACATAATCCAACGAGTGGAGAAAttaggggggggggggctcATATCACTGCAATAAGGTATATGGGGAGCACTGTAATTCTAGGAAATGTGCAAGCTGTTGAGTTTGAATAGAGTTTACTTACTAACGCGAGTGGAGAGACATGCTCAGCCTAACACTGTAGACGCAATCAAACAAATTTGGAGGATTtcaatgaaaacaaaacaaaagtaaaCTCTTTTAGATTATAAATGTGGCTATGCACACCAATTACTTGATATTCAATCAGATGCCTCTCTTTCCTTGTTGAATTATTGGCTTGGGAATTTGATATTCCTGACAAGGGACCTCCACAACCAAAAGAATGGATATATGCTATTTTGCTTTAGTTCTTAACTTATTTCCAAGCATTCGAAGCTTTGATCATGGAAGGTTTTCAACATTGTCAAGCTCATTAttatgattatagaaaactatTAAAATTGGCAATGCCCCCGTCTCATAAGAAATTGACAGATTAGGAGAATGGAGAAGGCTTCACATGCTACTAGAAACTCAATCCTTGAAGCAAAATACTCCtcaaatcaacaaagtaatagaggaaaaaaaaccctaaaaaaatgcTTCAAATATGAACTTGACCTTGAACATTGGCAAACACTCTTGTAGATGAGCCACCATAGAGAACAGAACCACATCTAACACAGAGAATAGAACCACCACAGTAACCCTATTTCTATCTGGGTTTGCCTTTTTTCTACTTATATATTGCAACTCAATCGACCAGTTTGCCCAAAAATCCCATTCGACAAGATCTACCAAATCTATCCAAGCACTGAGAGATCCAGTTCATCACATCTCTAGATCTACCACATTTACATTCATTGTTCACAGATCGGGAGAGAGGCTTACTGAAAGGTCATTGGCGATCGAGACAAACACGGTAGTGAAAAAGAGACGGCGGCCAAAATCCTAAGGTTTTGGCACTCGGGTAGAGGAAGCTTGTTAGGGTTGAaaatatgcaaataaaaaaagcaCATAATGCACATAACAAAGCTAGGGTTcgtcgagagagagagaaggtttcGATTTCTGCATCAGCACTAGAGTGAAGACTCTCAGACCGCGGGATCCCAAGCTCAAGCTCGAACGAAAGAGAGATTCGTGGTCGCTGGTGGGGAGTTGGGGAGTGAAGAATGAAGGAGAGTACGGGGGCGGCTAGGGtttagagagagtgagagagaggacTTGGGATGTGGGAGATGGGAGACGAGGGTTTTAGAGAGAGCGAgaggtttttttaaattttatatacaaaccCGGTTAACCTTGTTATAAAATGGAACCCGGGTTTCATACCCGGGTCCGGACTGGATGTATCCGGTTTTTGCAAATGCGGGTTTCAGCCCGGATCCAAAAACCGCAATCGGAAACCCGGTTATCTGGGTTCCAGGCCGGGTGAAAATCGGCctggatgaacagccctacacAACTCCAAAATCACTAAATATCACTCAACTCAGGACCTCTTTACATGTGAGATCCACAACCTTTTTAAACTCAACACGTCTTTACACGCgggacccacaacctttttcaacttctcgTAAAtgcatctaaattcatcttaacattcaaacacatccaaactcatcttaggtgggccccacaaaactcactccaccatctcaactcactactattcataaagaactcaactcatctcagctcaactcaacatccaaacgcaacCAAGTTTTGGCTATTTTTAGTTACATTTGATGTTAACCTTTCAATTGTTTGTATTGGTTTTTTCCTGCCTACTTATTACGTTTCTATGGTGGGCCTAcaaaattgtttgattttattaGGTGTCTCTTACTCATTATGCACCTTCAATTCATAGTTAATTAGATACGTTGAAATTCTTGTTCTTCTGAATATGTTCTGCTGTTGGTGCAGTAACCCACATTGCAAAGAACTACATGGCTGATCTTCTCAATACAAAGGTTCCTTTGATCCTTGGTAAGTATTTAACTacgaaatttgtttatttttttgtgtgtcCTATTGCAAGTGCATTTTCTATATCATTTTGATTTCCTTTCAAAAATGCAATGACCAATAATTAGCCTCAATCATATTTATGCGAACTACTTTCAGTCTAATTATTATGCTATCATACATTTCTAATATTCAGTAGAATTCAAGGTATTTCTTAATGTTCTTCTGAATATCATAGTAACTTTCTGGTCAGGATAGTTCTTAATGTTCTGAATAATTATGACAAGTGTAGCTCTATTCTACACATGATACATTGATGATATTCATTTGGGATTTGCTAAgcacaagagaaaaaaaattgggaaGTTGCTTTTTTACACTCATGtagtttttatttaactttttttttttttttggctgaaaCATGATGCAGGAATTTGGGGGGGGAAAGGACAAGGAAAATCATTTCAAACTGAACTTATATTCCAAGCCATGGGAATTGAACCTGTCATTTTGTCTGCTGGAGAGCTGGAATCTGAAAGAGCTGGTATGATTGGTTTCTAGCATGCCTTGATGAATCATGAGCCATAACCAAAGTTGTCAAAGGTTGGATGGGGTCGGGTGGGGTAGATTCTAGGTTTGATTCTTAAGAAACAAATACAGGTATAATTTGATGAAACTACTGTAGGGCAGGACCCTGTTAAGATCAGTTTGTCCATCTTCCATCATGTAATAAttgattcttttaaaaattcaaactaCTTAATATATAAAGATGGTCCTAAGTTAGAGATAAGGGTGCAAAAGTATAAAACAGTGCTTTCTTCCATGAAATAAAtggcatattttttttatatatacattatcAATTGAGAACAAAGAAAGATATAGCTCACTTGACTCTACCAACTAATGTCAAATGTAAAAGACCGTTGTCTTGAGGAGATATATAACGATGGATGATGTCTTATAATCTATAGGATGGTGTCTTATCAtagtttatcattttatatgaaTCAGAATATCTTATATGTTGCATGCcctcttttgaatttttccccggggggggggggggggggggggagtgggGAGAGCAAGTCTTATTTGCCACAGTCTATGGTCATCATGCTTAtgctatttttgaaaattacatTTCTGTTGCAATTTCTTACGATTCTTCCTTTTTCAAGTTACAAATATTGAGCTGTTCTTTTCTTTGAGATAATAACagatattttttcatcattttgtttaatttcaatCATAAAATTATGGTCtttaaaatatagtttcaaTTAACAGGAGAACCAGGAAAATTGATACGCGAGCGCTATAGAACAGCATCTCAAGTGGTCCAGAACCAAGTTAGAAGCTTTACCATTTTCACTGTTGATATATGTATGTCTAGAGTTATGAAGTTCAGTATTGTCTGATGTGATCTACTGTACaatattttctttgttgtttacttttcttgtgatattcaaatgattCTACCTCGTTTATATGCTCTAATATTACTGGGTTTTGCCATGATAACCAACGACTTATTATGTTTATCAAGAATTATATAGAGTGGGAAAAGAGAGATAGATGGCTTACTATTACTAGTTGCAACCCATCTTGATTGATAAAAACGCTAGCATGACTCATCTCCAATCTGAGTGAGAATCTTTCTCGTGGAAATTCTTTTCTTGCTAGTATTTCAATGGGTTTTACGAAGGGGTTGTTGGTGGATTctaaagtatttattttatctagAGAGGATGGTAGGTCCATTAGAATCTCGGAGAGGAGCAGGAAAGTTAGTAAGTTTATTTCTCTGAGTGGGCAGTTGGTGGAGTGGCTGATAGCGATGATAGAGGCTTGTACAGTTGATGGGAATAGCaaggagttttaaaaaatgattgagaTAGCTCTCGAGCATTTGTGGCTCAGAGATGTTTGAAATATTATGGTCGGTTTGTGGTGGTTGCGGAATATGGGGGAGGGGGTAGAAGGGGCTTCATCATCGTTCTAGAGGGCGTATTTTTCTAGTGCCTTGCATGAAGCCTACAACTCAGACTACTCTGTTCTTAGGTCGGAAAACAGAGGTAAGGCTGTGGTTTTTGGTAACCATGGAAGAAACCGTATTGGAGGGAGGCGACGATCAGGGCCATGGAATCCTTCAAGTATGTTCTGGTGCATTTGACACGTGTTCCCGTAACTCAAAATCCCGTTGTTTGTTGGGGGACAGTTGGGCATAAAGTTGGGCGGGAGGTAGAGGGGAGTGCTGGCATGCATGCTGTTCTTAATGGTCTGCCGTGTGGGATGAACAGAGGCAAGCTGGTTCCTGAGTGTGGCATGCAGGGTGGAGAAGACGAAGAGTTGCTGGCATCACTGTGGAGGGAATTAATGGAGTTAAACAATAAGATGAATATCATTGTGCTGAAGTTGGATTTGGGGGGATTTAGTATGAAAGCCCAATCCTGTTCTAAGGCTGATGATAAGAAGGCCCCTGGGCTTTTATTTGGATGGCCCTAATAGAAAGGAGGGTGGGATTTTGcttaaaaggaaaggaaaaggttGGGCCAGTTGTGAATAAGGCCCAACCCAGTTTAGAATGGCAGGCTAAGTCATCCTTGGGTCCATTGGGCCAAGGAACCTCGACTCAAATGGTGCTGTTGGCACCGGCGTCGCCTAAGCCTCTCCAAGTGGCGGATCTGTTGCAGAATTCATCACTGGTGTCGTCTGAGCCTCCACAAGTGGTGGATCTGCTACAGAATTTGTTGTCGGTGATGTCTGAGCCTCTCAAAGTGGCGGATCTGCTGCATAACTCCTTGTCGACATTGTCTGAGCCTCCACAAGTGGCGGATCTACTGCAGAACTCAGCGCCGGCATCGATTGAGTTTCCCCAAGGGGTGGATCTGCGACAGGACACGTTGTCGGCTCCTTCTGAGCTTCTAATGAATGCTCTGACTACTGTAGAGCATGCTGGTTGTGCTATGAATGTTGAGACGTCAGGGCTGTTGCTGTTAATGTCTTCTAGGGTGCTGCCGGTCCCTATTCTAGTGCCGGTATTTTCACAGAATATCTTGCCAGAGGTCTTTGGATATTATTTTGGTGTCCATTTGTCTATTTTGATTTCATTGGAGTTCATTTTGATCTGCCATTACAGATGGGTGTTGGTGGGGATGGCGAGTTGTGTTGTAAGAGTAGGGAAGAATGTCTTGAGCAGGTGGAGGTGTTAATGACGCAAGGAATGGTGGTTCAAGGGGGTTAAAGGAGATAAGGTGTCTAGAGGAGTTTCAGATTATTTTTGATAATGGGGATTATCCAGAATGTCGGGATCAGCAATGGAGGGAAGGCTTTGATCTGGTACCTTTACGCTCCTTAGCCCCTAATGCTAATTTGGTTCTTAAATCTTCATCATgggttataaaaaaaagtaaaagaaataaaagactgGCTGGGTATTTCTTGTGAAGGTTTTGAAGAGCAATTTTGGGCTTTGCTTATTGCTATTGAGTCGAACTGCTTTTCGGATACAAAATCAGCTTCAAAACGTGATAGGGAGTTAAGGAGATTAACATGTTCTGTCAATTATGACTCAAAGAAAGGAAGTGTTAGTCATGGTAGATCCAAGGGTAGGGGGACCAATGTGATTTTATGAAGCCAAAGTTCCTATCTTAGAATGTTCGAGGCTGAATGATCTTAACAAACGTTCTCATATCAAGAACTTGTTAAGAGTATGGAAGGCTGATATAGTTTGTTTGCAGGAAACTACGTTGTGTTGGGTGGATAGAAGTCTCATCATTAGTTTGTGGGGTTGTTCTTAAGTGGGGTGGGTGTAGATGACGATTTTCAATGGGCTTTTGCTGGTATTTATGACCCTACTGTGGAAAGTAGCAGAAGATTGTTGTGGGAAGAGCTTGTTGGTTTCATTAGTTGGTGGG
This genomic interval from Carya illinoinensis cultivar Pawnee chromosome 2, C.illinoinensisPawnee_v1, whole genome shotgun sequence contains the following:
- the LOC122297758 gene encoding ribulose bisphosphate carboxylase/oxygenase activase, chloroplastic isoform X1 yields the protein MALSFPFPSRPRFPLHFRSLPPTNKSPPPSFFLHCSESSFSENSDDGEKDGQTEVPKRLSKQSSWEAKDSEGKDYLYRLGKEADNMNIAVGARAGVIDDLFAGNFLGRDSDIVFDYRQKVTRSFQYLQGDYYIAPLFMDKVVTHIAKNYMADLLNTKVPLILGIWGGKGQGKSFQTELIFQAMGIEPVILSAGELESERAGEPGKLIRERYRTASQVVQNQGKMSCLMINDIDAGIGRFGNTQMTVNNQIVVGTLMNLSDNPTRVSVGQDWRDSDVTNRIPIIFTGNDFSTLYAPLIRDGRMEKFYWQPNREDIVNIVHQMYKKDGISRDDVIRIVDKFPNQALDFYGALRSRTYDQSISKWIDEIGGVEELGDKLLKRKKNEKQPTFTPPKQTIEALLESGYSLLKEQQLVMDTKLSKAYMKNIDD
- the LOC122297758 gene encoding ribulose bisphosphate carboxylase/oxygenase activase, chloroplastic isoform X2, encoding MALSFPFPSRPRFPLHFRSLPPTNKSPPPSFFLHCSESSFSENSDDGEKDGQTEVPKRLSKQSSWEAKDSEGKDYLYRLGKEADNMNIAVGARAGVIDDLFAGNFLGRDSDIVFDYRQKVTRSFQYLQGDYYIAPLFMDKVVTHIAKNYMADLLNTKVPLILGIWGGKGQGKSFQTELIFQAMGIEPVILSAGELESERAGEPGKLIRERYRTASQVVQNQGKMSCLMINDIDAGIGRFGNTQMTVNNQIVVGTLMNLSDNPTRVSVGQDWRDSDVTNRIPIIFTGNDFSTLYAPLIRDGRMEKFYWQPNREDIVNIVHQMYKKDGISRDDVIRIVDKFPNQANDRGFTGIRVFSPQRTAACHGY